The bacterium genome contains the following window.
CAAGAGATTCAGAGCTTATAGTTAGTCATCGTCAGAGACGGGCGATTGTAATGGGCTTAATGATTCTTGGGAATATTGGCATTATACTGGTTCTTTCAAATATTATTGTTTCCAAGACTACGGTGTATTTATTTGTAAAACTGGGTATTCTTTCTGCATTGTTATTCTTTTTATATAAGATTGCCTCTCATAAAGGATTAATGCGTAAGTTAAAGGGGAAGATAGAAGAGAGATTACTTAAGAGTTCTGTGTTTGAGAAAAGAGCAATAGAAGAAATCCTTAATTTAGCTCAAGGATATGGCGTTGTGGAACTGAATCTGAAAGAAAATTTTCCTTATGTTGGGCATACACTTGCAGAGTCACCCTTAAGAGAAAAGGATATATTAGTCTTAGCAATAAAGAGAGACCATGCAACTATTCCTGCGCCAAAAGGCCAGAGAAAAATGCAGATAGATGATACATTGATTTGTTATGGTAAATTGGCTAGTATGAAAGGATTAATTAGCCAGCAAAAGTCAAAAAGAGAGGCGAAAGTTGGATAAACTGGATTTGATAAAAGATTTGTCAATTACTAATAATACAAAGATGGTTATGTTAGTTCTTGATGGACTTGGAGGGATGGCTTTAGAGGCAGGAGGGAAGACAGAGTTGGAAACAGCAAATACTCCTAATCTTGATTTACTTGCTGAATCAGCTGCTTTGGGAATGACTGATCCTATAATGACTGGGATAACCCCTGGAAGCGGGCCTGCGCATCTTGGGCTTTTTGGATATGATCCGATCAAATATTCAATAGGCAGAGGAGCTCTTGCAGGTGCAGGGATAGGATTTAATATGCAGGAAAATGACTTGGCAGCTAGAATTAACTTTGCCACATATGATAATAATGGATTGATAACAGATCGCAGAGCTGGCCGTATTACAACAGATGAAAGCTCCAAGTTATGTGAACTGCTGGATAAAATAGAAATCAGCAATGTTAAGGTATTTGTAAAGCCGGTAAAAGAACATCGTGCAGTAGTAATATTCAGAGGACCTGGTTTATCAGATAAACTTTCAGATTCTGATCCTCAGAAAACAGGTGTGCAGTCTAAAGAGGTAGTTGCGTTAGATGAGAGTACCAAAACTACTGCTATTTTGGTGAACAAATTTATTCATAAAACGCAAAATATTTTGGCTGATAAACATCCGGCAAATACAATATTATTAAGAGGTTTTGCAAGGAAACCCGAATTGCCGCAGATGAAGGATGTATATAAGTTAAATGCCGCTGCCATTGCAGGTTATCCTATGTATAAAGGGCTGGCTCAGTTTGTTGGTATGGAGATACTTCAGACAGGAGGCAATATCCGTGAGGAATTTGAGACTTTAAGAACTAATTTTAGCAGGTTTGATTTCTTCTTCATTCATATAAAGGCAACTGATAGTTTCGGAGAGGACGGTAATTTTGATAAAAAGGTTAAGGTTATTGAAGAGGTTGACAGAAATTTAGCGCTTATTACTGATCTTAAGCCTGATGTTCTGGTTATAACAGGCGATCATTCTACACCCGCTTTTCTAAAATCACACAGCTGGCACCCTGTTCCTTTTTTGCTGCATTCAAAATATTGCAGACCCGATGACGTGGGGCATTTTGGAGAAACAAGTTGTTTAAAAGGAGCATTAGGCAGATTTCCAGCGCTTGACATAATGCCTTTAATGATGGCTAACTCGTTAAGATTAACAAAATACGGAGCATAGAATTATATGAAGATTTTAATTACAGGAATTACCGGCTTTGTAGGCAGTCATCTCGCTGATTATACATTAGCAAAGAGGAACGTTGAAGTATATGGAACTATAAGATGGCGCAGTAAAACAGAGAACATTGAGCATATAAAGGACAAACTTCATTTAGTTCAGTGTAATCTTAATGATGCATCTTCTGTGAATGATTTGATTGTAGACATAAGGCCGGATAAAATATTTCACCTGGCTGCGCAAAGCTTTGTGCCCACTTCGTGGAACAGCCCTACAGAAACCCTGACATCAAAT
Protein-coding sequences here:
- a CDS encoding TrkA C-terminal domain-containing protein → MGLFFLIITIALIFLIWEIASVALSMTGLANDKARFQALSALTGTGFTTRDSELIVSHRQRRAIVMGLMILGNIGIILVLSNIIVSKTTVYLFVKLGILSALLFFLYKIASHKGLMRKLKGKIEERLLKSSVFEKRAIEEILNLAQGYGVVELNLKENFPYVGHTLAESPLREKDILVLAIKRDHATIPAPKGQRKMQIDDTLICYGKLASMKGLISQQKSKREAKVG
- a CDS encoding 2,3-bisphosphoglycerate-independent phosphoglycerate mutase; this translates as MDKLDLIKDLSITNNTKMVMLVLDGLGGMALEAGGKTELETANTPNLDLLAESAALGMTDPIMTGITPGSGPAHLGLFGYDPIKYSIGRGALAGAGIGFNMQENDLAARINFATYDNNGLITDRRAGRITTDESSKLCELLDKIEISNVKVFVKPVKEHRAVVIFRGPGLSDKLSDSDPQKTGVQSKEVVALDESTKTTAILVNKFIHKTQNILADKHPANTILLRGFARKPELPQMKDVYKLNAAAIAGYPMYKGLAQFVGMEILQTGGNIREEFETLRTNFSRFDFFFIHIKATDSFGEDGNFDKKVKVIEEVDRNLALITDLKPDVLVITGDHSTPAFLKSHSWHPVPFLLHSKYCRPDDVGHFGETSCLKGALGRFPALDIMPLMMANSLRLTKYGA